A window of Prosthecobacter sp. SYSU 5D2 contains these coding sequences:
- a CDS encoding LamG domain-containing protein, giving the protein MRPVFLLCLAAGLLPVCSSSQDLSALRSALTFHAPFEEGLDASFSRGEKTAYVKKGKETVPAALNEEVKIAQGEGKFGHALWFPKKGVTRPLYKGAEVLNYNAQSWSTSVSVWLRLDPDKDLEPGYCDPVQIVGDDGKKGFIFLEWSKDETPRFFRYAMRPLVEIWNPTNVLWDEIPADKRPMVQLDRTQVPFSREAWTHVVFTVENVNDKTRAPAGRLYMNGELKGSIENWDLTFGWDSTQVALVLGAAYVGYLDDLAVFNRALTAAEVKQLGALKTGVRELYPAQE; this is encoded by the coding sequence ATGAGACCTGTTTTCCTTCTTTGCCTCGCTGCCGGACTTCTGCCTGTCTGTTCCTCTTCCCAGGACCTCAGTGCGCTGCGCTCGGCGCTGACATTCCACGCGCCGTTTGAAGAGGGGCTGGACGCTTCATTCTCCCGGGGAGAAAAGACGGCCTATGTCAAAAAGGGCAAGGAAACGGTGCCGGCTGCGCTGAATGAGGAGGTGAAAATCGCCCAGGGGGAGGGGAAGTTTGGCCATGCGCTGTGGTTCCCCAAAAAAGGGGTGACGCGTCCGCTGTACAAGGGGGCGGAGGTGCTGAACTACAATGCACAAAGCTGGAGCACGAGTGTCTCCGTGTGGCTGAGGCTGGACCCGGACAAGGACCTGGAGCCGGGGTACTGCGACCCGGTGCAGATCGTGGGCGATGATGGCAAAAAGGGTTTCATTTTCCTGGAGTGGTCCAAGGATGAAACGCCGCGCTTTTTCCGCTATGCCATGCGCCCGCTGGTTGAGATCTGGAACCCCACGAATGTGCTGTGGGATGAGATCCCTGCGGACAAACGGCCCATGGTGCAACTGGACCGGACCCAGGTGCCATTTTCACGCGAGGCGTGGACCCACGTGGTTTTCACGGTGGAAAACGTCAATGACAAGACCCGCGCGCCCGCAGGCCGGCTGTACATGAATGGTGAGCTGAAAGGCAGCATTGAAAACTGGGACCTGACCTTTGGCTGGGACTCGACGCAAGTGGCGCTGGTGCTGGGGGCGGCGTATGTGGGGTACCTGGATGATCTGGCTGTTTTCAACCGTGCTCTGACGGCCGCCGAGGTCAAACAACTGGGTGCCCTGAAAACCGGTGTCCGCGAGCTTTATCCTGCCCAGGAGTGA
- a CDS encoding alkaline phosphatase D family protein encodes MTSPVFPLVPARVFKRRSFIAGSASLALAALGCERAFGAVKSSPKFSSYPFTLGVASGDPAPDGMVLWTRLAPKPLEGGGMDPVPVEVSWQVAEDEGMTQVVRQGTAIATPEWGHSVHVEVAGLRPNRWYWYQFKAGGEVSPKARTRTFPSADTLPDRLRFAVASCQHYETGLFTAYDHMAREDLDLVIHLGDYIYEYAGIENRVRFHTGPEITTLDHYRNRHAQYKTDPALQAMHAIAPWLVTWDDHEFDNNCASDISEEPGVSKEDFLLRRAAAYQAYYEHMPLRRSAMPKGPDMLLYRKVGYGRLTDFHVLDTRQYRSDQPCGDRTQPPCAESLHPDRSLLGSLQRDWLFEGLAKSSSTWNVLAQQVMMARVDRKAGEEITHSMDQWPGCEMERRRVLKYLHDQRISNPVVLTGDIHSHWANDLIADFDDLESKVVATEFVGTSISSSGDGILKPKTLDATYAENPFVKFHGTERGYFSCEVTPQQWKTDYKGIEYVSRPGAPLHTRASFIVESGTPGLQQA; translated from the coding sequence ATGACATCCCCTGTTTTCCCTCTGGTTCCTGCACGAGTTTTTAAGCGCCGTTCCTTCATCGCCGGGTCCGCTTCCCTGGCCCTCGCCGCACTTGGCTGTGAACGCGCCTTCGGTGCGGTCAAAAGCAGCCCCAAGTTTTCCAGTTATCCTTTTACCCTCGGCGTGGCCTCGGGTGATCCCGCCCCGGATGGCATGGTCCTTTGGACGCGCCTGGCACCTAAACCTTTGGAAGGCGGCGGCATGGACCCCGTCCCCGTGGAGGTCTCCTGGCAGGTGGCTGAGGATGAAGGCATGACCCAGGTCGTCCGCCAGGGCACTGCCATCGCCACGCCGGAATGGGGCCACTCCGTGCATGTGGAGGTGGCCGGCCTACGGCCTAACCGCTGGTATTGGTACCAGTTTAAAGCCGGTGGTGAAGTCAGCCCCAAAGCCCGCACCCGCACCTTCCCTTCCGCTGACACACTTCCTGATCGCCTCCGCTTCGCCGTCGCCTCCTGCCAGCACTATGAGACCGGTCTCTTCACCGCCTATGATCACATGGCCAGGGAAGACCTCGACCTGGTCATCCATCTGGGTGATTACATCTATGAATACGCTGGCATCGAGAACCGCGTGCGTTTTCATACCGGGCCGGAAATCACCACCCTGGACCATTACCGGAACCGCCACGCCCAGTATAAAACCGATCCCGCCCTGCAGGCCATGCACGCCATCGCCCCCTGGCTGGTGACCTGGGATGATCATGAGTTTGACAACAATTGCGCCTCCGACATCTCCGAAGAACCCGGCGTCAGCAAGGAAGATTTCCTCCTCCGTCGCGCTGCGGCCTACCAGGCCTACTACGAGCACATGCCCCTGCGCCGCAGCGCCATGCCCAAGGGCCCCGACATGCTGCTTTATCGCAAAGTAGGTTATGGCAGGCTCACCGATTTCCATGTCCTGGACACCCGCCAGTACCGCAGTGACCAGCCCTGCGGAGACCGCACCCAGCCCCCTTGTGCCGAATCTCTCCATCCGGACCGCAGCCTCCTCGGCTCTCTTCAGCGGGACTGGCTCTTCGAGGGACTTGCCAAATCATCCTCCACCTGGAATGTCCTGGCTCAGCAGGTCATGATGGCCCGCGTGGACCGCAAAGCCGGCGAAGAAATCACCCACAGCATGGACCAGTGGCCCGGATGCGAAATGGAGCGCCGCCGCGTCCTCAAGTACCTCCACGACCAGCGCATCTCCAACCCCGTCGTCCTCACCGGCGACATTCACAGCCACTGGGCCAACGACCTCATTGCCGATTTCGACGATCTGGAGTCAAAGGTCGTCGCCACCGAATTCGTCGGCACCTCCATCAGTTCCAGTGGCGATGGCATCCTCAAGCCCAAGACCCTGGATGCCACCTATGCGGAAAACCCCTTCGTGAAATTCCACGGCACCGAGCGCGGCTACTTTTCCTGCGAGGTCACCCCTCAGCAGTGGAAGACCGACTACAAAGGCATCGAATACGTCTCCCGCCCCGGCGCCCCCCTCCACACCCGCGCCTCCTTCATCGTCGAATCCGGCACCCCAGGTCTCCAGCAGGCATGA
- a CDS encoding NAD-dependent deacylase codes for MAGLTHPNLVVLTGAGLSAESGVPTFRGTYGLWEGHHVEEVASPQAFKAVPEMVHRFYNMRRASLKTVEPNAAHHALVRLEKAWPGSFLHVTQNVDDLNERAGAEKLLHMHGQLKKIRCLNCRNVMHWEEDLDISTVCPECATAGKLRPDIVWFGEVPYHIEEISQALETVDIFVCIGTSGVVYPAAGFARQAASKGAKRLIEINLEATEISSHFTDQRQGTAGEEVPRLVEELLKEVL; via the coding sequence ATGGCCGGGCTCACCCATCCTAATCTCGTCGTCCTCACCGGTGCCGGGCTCTCCGCCGAGTCCGGCGTGCCCACCTTTCGCGGTACTTATGGTCTTTGGGAGGGCCATCATGTGGAGGAAGTGGCCTCACCGCAAGCCTTCAAGGCCGTCCCGGAGATGGTGCATCGTTTTTACAACATGCGCCGGGCCTCACTGAAAACCGTGGAGCCGAATGCCGCCCACCATGCCCTCGTCCGTCTGGAAAAAGCCTGGCCTGGTTCTTTTTTGCATGTGACGCAGAATGTGGACGACCTCAACGAGCGTGCCGGGGCGGAGAAGCTCTTGCACATGCACGGCCAGCTCAAAAAAATCCGCTGCCTGAACTGCCGCAACGTCATGCACTGGGAGGAGGATCTGGACATTTCCACCGTCTGCCCCGAATGCGCCACTGCCGGCAAACTGCGGCCTGACATCGTCTGGTTTGGCGAGGTTCCTTACCACATCGAGGAAATCAGCCAGGCGCTGGAAACCGTGGACATCTTCGTCTGCATCGGCACCTCCGGCGTCGTTTATCCCGCCGCCGGCTTCGCCCGCCAAGCCGCCAGCAAAGGGGCGAAACGCCTCATTGAAATCAACCTTGAGGCCACCGAGATCAGCAGCCATTTCACCGACCAGCGCCAGGGCACCGCCGGGGAGGAAGTACCCCGTCTGGTGGAGGAGCTTTTAAAGGAAGTGCTGTGA
- a CDS encoding class I SAM-dependent methyltransferase, producing the protein MTPRQTAETYDKIASFWSGEEFNRANGIAQHRRALHFVTMGKEGSSRQALDVGCGSSGRMVELLLAEGFEVEGMDVSAEMLRLARARHPGVTFHLADICTWELPQRYDFISAWDSLWHAPLAEHEGILHKLCGGLNPGGVLIFTSGGLDASEERCHELMGEPVYHATLGLPRILELVAGAGCVCRHLEYDQHPELHVYLIVQKSGGEGDGPANRLAAAHA; encoded by the coding sequence ATGACACCCCGCCAGACTGCCGAGACTTACGACAAGATTGCTTCTTTTTGGAGCGGGGAGGAGTTTAACCGGGCCAATGGGATCGCGCAGCATCGAAGGGCGTTGCATTTTGTGACAATGGGCAAGGAGGGGAGCTCGAGACAGGCGCTGGACGTTGGGTGTGGGAGCAGCGGGAGGATGGTGGAGCTGCTGCTGGCGGAGGGGTTTGAGGTGGAGGGGATGGATGTCTCGGCGGAGATGCTGCGGCTGGCGCGGGCGCGGCATCCGGGGGTGACTTTTCATTTGGCGGACATCTGCACCTGGGAGTTGCCGCAGCGGTATGATTTCATTTCGGCCTGGGACAGCCTCTGGCATGCGCCGCTGGCGGAGCATGAGGGCATTCTGCACAAGCTGTGCGGCGGCTTGAATCCGGGTGGGGTGCTGATCTTCACCAGCGGTGGGCTGGATGCATCGGAGGAGCGGTGCCATGAGCTGATGGGCGAGCCGGTCTATCATGCGACGCTGGGCCTGCCCCGGATACTGGAGCTTGTTGCCGGTGCGGGCTGTGTTTGCAGGCATCTGGAGTATGACCAGCATCCGGAGCTGCATGTGTATTTGATTGTGCAGAAATCCGGGGGAGAGGGAGATGGCCCCGCAAACCGACTGGCAGCCGCCCACGCCTAG
- a CDS encoding DCC1-like thiol-disulfide oxidoreductase family protein: protein MNTLTLFYDARCGLCSQVRQWLSGQPAYVRLEFIPYDSPEAAQRLPGIQHLRADQEIVILADTGEVWQGAGAWVMCLWALQEYRTWSARLATPVMQGMARQVVHWISQNRIGLSRLIGFKSDAELAAVAGRETQEPACRVRHDLDLID from the coding sequence ATGAATACCCTCACATTGTTTTATGATGCCCGCTGCGGGCTGTGCTCGCAGGTCAGGCAGTGGCTCAGTGGCCAGCCGGCATATGTGCGGCTGGAGTTCATTCCCTATGATTCACCGGAGGCAGCGCAGCGGCTGCCGGGCATCCAGCACCTGCGGGCGGACCAGGAGATCGTCATTCTGGCGGATACGGGGGAGGTGTGGCAGGGGGCCGGAGCCTGGGTGATGTGCCTGTGGGCGCTGCAGGAATACCGCACCTGGTCGGCCCGGCTTGCCACGCCCGTCATGCAGGGCATGGCCCGCCAGGTGGTGCACTGGATCTCGCAGAACCGCATCGGCCTGTCGCGGCTGATAGGTTTCAAGAGCGATGCCGAACTCGCCGCCGTGGCCGGGCGCGAGACCCAAGAGCCGGCCTGCCGGGTGCGGCATGATCTGGATTTGATTGATTGA
- a CDS encoding right-handed parallel beta-helix repeat-containing protein, producing the protein MNLFPKFLLTGFLLAHACLNAQTGDGRTDDTVAVQKAVDQGGAVRFGRGVYRLTKTVVIDLDKTGFTSISGDGVARFVMEGAGPAFKFVGTHGGSAAPGTLKPNVFERQRMPMVDGIEIVGAHPEADGIEATQTLQLTLTRVAVHEARHGIRLTVRNRNVIISDCHLYHNSGCGVLYDEVDLHQSNIVGCHISYNAGGGVVTRGGGVRNLHIGTCDIESNMTPDSPPTANVLIDCTGGSTAEVTIVGCTIQHNNSPGSANVRFLGQGKVRVADENPHWGHLTIADNVFSDVAVNVDLQNVRGAVIIGNTFGVGWEHDLVMQGCEQIAVGSNTFDRNPPYYRGRNAAAKGGLLFRDCRDVTLTGIHVNEVRNQPAAVVIENGDGFNLSGCTLLNSDGPGLLMKNVSNSLITGCRIADRRQERMSAPSIRMEGGSDNTLANNKLMHDMETEP; encoded by the coding sequence ATGAATCTCTTTCCCAAGTTTCTCCTGACCGGTTTCCTTCTTGCCCATGCCTGCCTCAATGCCCAGACAGGCGATGGCAGGACGGATGACACTGTCGCAGTACAGAAGGCAGTGGACCAGGGAGGGGCCGTGCGGTTTGGCCGGGGGGTATACCGTCTGACCAAGACCGTGGTGATCGACCTGGATAAAACAGGTTTCACCTCGATTTCTGGGGATGGCGTGGCGCGATTTGTCATGGAGGGAGCGGGGCCCGCTTTCAAATTTGTCGGAACGCATGGCGGCTCGGCCGCACCGGGGACGCTGAAGCCAAACGTGTTTGAACGGCAGCGGATGCCGATGGTGGACGGTATCGAGATCGTCGGCGCACATCCGGAGGCGGATGGCATCGAAGCGACGCAGACTCTTCAGCTGACCCTGACCCGGGTGGCGGTGCATGAGGCCCGGCATGGCATCCGGCTGACGGTCCGCAACCGCAACGTCATCATCAGCGACTGCCATTTGTATCACAATTCGGGCTGTGGGGTGCTTTATGACGAGGTGGATCTGCACCAGTCCAACATCGTCGGCTGCCACATCAGCTACAACGCGGGCGGAGGGGTGGTCACGCGCGGCGGGGGCGTGCGCAACCTGCACATCGGCACCTGCGACATCGAAAGCAACATGACCCCGGACTCGCCACCGACGGCGAACGTCTTGATAGACTGCACAGGCGGTTCCACGGCGGAGGTGACCATCGTCGGCTGCACCATCCAGCACAACAATTCCCCCGGCTCAGCGAATGTACGATTTCTGGGCCAAGGCAAAGTCCGCGTGGCGGACGAAAATCCGCATTGGGGCCACCTGACGATCGCTGATAATGTGTTTAGCGACGTGGCGGTGAACGTTGACCTTCAAAATGTGCGGGGCGCAGTGATCATCGGAAACACTTTTGGCGTGGGCTGGGAGCATGATCTGGTGATGCAGGGGTGCGAACAAATCGCGGTGGGCAGCAACACCTTTGACCGCAATCCGCCTTACTATCGCGGCAGGAATGCGGCAGCCAAAGGAGGCCTTCTTTTCCGTGACTGCCGCGATGTCACCCTCACCGGAATCCATGTTAACGAAGTGCGCAACCAGCCTGCGGCGGTGGTCATTGAGAATGGAGACGGCTTCAACCTGTCCGGCTGCACCCTTCTGAACAGTGACGGTCCGGGGCTGCTGATGAAAAATGTCAGCAACAGCCTCATCACGGGATGCCGGATCGCCGACCGCCGTCAGGAGCGGATGTCTGCCCCCTCCATCCGCATGGAGGGGGGCAGTGACAACACGCTGGCCAATAACAAGCTGATGCATGACATGGAGACGGAGCCGTGA
- a CDS encoding transcriptional regulator, with protein sequence MKDEPATWETSREEFIAQWGALGSNWGINRTMAQIHALLMTAPESMHTEEIMERLQVSRGNANTNLRELVGWGLVRGLVKKGERREYFEAEKDVWKIFITIARERKRRELDPALSVLKNCAEQTKGEPAGPGKDFHKQMKELQEFVEFGMKVSDTVSGMKHSSALQWAMRLLS encoded by the coding sequence ATGAAAGATGAACCTGCCACCTGGGAAACCTCGCGAGAGGAGTTCATCGCCCAGTGGGGCGCCCTGGGCAGCAACTGGGGCATCAACCGTACCATGGCGCAGATCCACGCGCTGCTCATGACCGCGCCGGAATCCATGCACACGGAGGAGATCATGGAGCGGCTTCAGGTCAGCCGTGGCAATGCCAATACCAACCTCCGCGAGCTTGTCGGCTGGGGTCTCGTGCGCGGCCTTGTCAAGAAGGGCGAACGGCGGGAATACTTCGAGGCGGAGAAGGATGTCTGGAAAATCTTCATCACCATCGCCCGCGAGCGCAAACGCCGTGAACTGGACCCCGCCCTGAGCGTGCTCAAAAATTGTGCCGAGCAGACCAAGGGCGAGCCTGCGGGTCCGGGGAAGGACTTCCATAAGCAGATGAAAGAGCTTCAGGAGTTCGTCGAATTCGGCATGAAGGTTTCCGATACCGTCTCCGGCATGAAGCATTCCTCCGCCCTGCAGTGGGCCATGCGTTTGCTGAGCTGA
- a CDS encoding exonuclease domain-containing protein, whose protein sequence is MSYIMVDIESDGPIPGDYSMVCFGAVVVEPGLERTFYGQLKPISEKYVPEALAVSGFSREQVLGFDEPQEVMSRFADWLAEVSKDRLMFVSDNNGFDWQFINWYFHHFTGRNPFGFSSTNLGSLYKGLVKDTFQTFKHLRKTRHTHHPVDDAKGNAEALLTMKEEMGLKIKL, encoded by the coding sequence ATGAGCTATATCATGGTGGATATCGAATCGGACGGGCCTATTCCGGGAGACTACTCGATGGTCTGTTTCGGGGCGGTGGTCGTGGAGCCGGGGCTGGAGAGGACGTTTTACGGTCAGTTGAAACCGATCTCTGAAAAGTATGTGCCGGAGGCTCTGGCAGTGAGCGGATTCAGCCGGGAGCAGGTGCTAGGGTTTGATGAACCGCAGGAGGTGATGAGCCGTTTTGCAGACTGGCTGGCGGAGGTCTCAAAAGACCGGCTGATGTTTGTCTCTGACAACAACGGGTTCGACTGGCAGTTCATCAATTGGTACTTCCACCATTTCACCGGCAGGAACCCTTTCGGCTTTTCGTCAACGAATCTGGGCAGCCTGTACAAGGGGCTGGTGAAGGACACTTTCCAAACCTTCAAGCACCTGCGCAAGACCCGCCACACGCATCATCCTGTGGACGATGCCAAGGGCAATGCGGAAGCTCTTTTGACGATGAAGGAGGAGATGGGGCTGAAGATTAAACTTTGA
- a CDS encoding ABC-F family ATP-binding cassette domain-containing protein: MLTLRDVTKTFNARTLFTGANMTVNYAERVALVGPNGAGKSTLFSLILKEDEPDAGEVIRDEWTTLGYLPQESEPVGDETILDVATGKAGMIEELEKILRDYESRSDVAAPEYTEAHAKHDALNDPQAEAKAKKILKGFGFKEEDFHKPAREYSGGWVMRAHLARILVIEPDLLLLDEPTNHLDLLSLMWFKNYLKNYPGAILLISHDRDFMDELIETVYEIEESKLVAYQGNYSEYLKQKEANWERAYQAWKNQQKEIEAIQEFIDRFRSVTSKAAQAQSRERQLEKMDKLDRPRPLRKAFRFNFPQPPRGGQRVVALTDIHQAYGEKKIYQGLDLEVEKGERTVLVGPNGAGKSTLIKIMAGEVPFQKGERRFGTNIKMGYFSQHRADTLDPECTILEELKRCAPELREDDARSILGSFLFKREDVYKKCKVLSGGEKSRLNLVKFLVDPPNLLLMDEPTTHLDIWAIEGLILALQKFEGTLVFISHDVHFIRSLATKVLHINAGVVTPYSGGYDYYLEKTGAEENARAAVIAG, encoded by the coding sequence ATGCTTACCCTTCGAGACGTTACCAAGACTTTTAATGCCCGGACCCTTTTCACCGGGGCCAATATGACCGTGAATTATGCGGAGCGTGTGGCCCTTGTCGGCCCGAACGGGGCGGGCAAGTCCACGCTGTTTTCCCTGATCCTCAAGGAAGATGAACCGGATGCGGGCGAGGTGATCCGCGATGAATGGACCACGCTGGGCTACCTGCCCCAGGAAAGTGAGCCGGTGGGTGACGAAACGATTTTGGACGTGGCCACGGGCAAGGCGGGCATGATCGAGGAACTGGAAAAGATCCTCCGCGACTATGAATCCCGCAGCGATGTGGCGGCCCCGGAATACACTGAGGCGCATGCCAAGCACGATGCCCTGAACGATCCCCAGGCCGAGGCGAAGGCGAAGAAGATCCTGAAGGGCTTCGGTTTTAAAGAGGAGGACTTCCACAAACCCGCCCGCGAATACTCCGGCGGCTGGGTGATGCGCGCGCACTTGGCGCGTATCCTGGTCATCGAGCCGGACCTGCTGCTGCTGGATGAGCCGACCAACCACCTGGACCTGCTGTCCCTGATGTGGTTTAAGAATTACCTGAAGAACTATCCGGGCGCGATCCTGCTCATTTCCCATGACCGCGACTTCATGGATGAGCTGATTGAGACGGTCTATGAGATCGAGGAGAGCAAGCTGGTGGCCTATCAGGGGAACTACAGCGAGTACCTGAAGCAGAAGGAAGCCAACTGGGAGCGCGCCTACCAGGCCTGGAAAAACCAGCAGAAAGAGATCGAGGCGATCCAGGAATTCATTGACCGGTTCCGCTCCGTGACCTCCAAGGCCGCGCAGGCGCAGAGCCGCGAGCGCCAGCTGGAGAAGATGGACAAGCTGGACCGGCCACGTCCGCTGCGGAAGGCCTTCCGGTTTAACTTCCCCCAACCTCCGCGCGGCGGCCAGCGTGTCGTCGCCCTGACGGACATCCATCAGGCCTACGGCGAGAAGAAGATCTACCAGGGCCTGGACCTGGAAGTGGAAAAGGGCGAGCGCACCGTGCTGGTGGGCCCCAACGGTGCCGGCAAGTCCACACTCATCAAGATCATGGCCGGCGAGGTGCCCTTCCAAAAGGGCGAGCGCCGTTTTGGCACGAACATCAAGATGGGCTACTTCTCCCAGCACCGCGCCGATACCCTGGACCCGGAGTGCACCATCCTGGAAGAGCTGAAGCGCTGCGCCCCCGAGCTGCGCGAAGACGATGCCCGCAGCATCCTGGGCAGCTTCCTGTTCAAACGGGAAGATGTTTACAAGAAGTGCAAGGTCCTCAGCGGTGGTGAAAAAAGCCGCCTGAACCTGGTGAAATTCCTCGTGGATCCACCGAACCTCCTCCTCATGGATGAGCCCACGACCCACTTGGACATCTGGGCCATCGAGGGCCTGATCCTCGCCCTGCAGAAATTCGAAGGCACCCTCGTCTTCATTTCGCATGACGTGCATTTCATCCGCAGCCTCGCCACCAAGGTCCTGCACATCAACGCCGGCGTCGTCACCCCTTACAGCGGCGGTTACGATTACTACCTGGAGAAGACCGGTGCCGAAGAGAATGCACGGGCCGCGGTGATTGCGGGGTAG